A DNA window from Aestuariispira ectoiniformans contains the following coding sequences:
- a CDS encoding cyclic nucleotide-gated ion channel, with protein MTLRRHLYSILEGREQSSRLGLILDWIIVSLILVSVVSVMLETVIGYEDKYGHWFHLVEVCSVVAFTIEYVLRLWVAVEEPAHRGHPSWKARLQYMIRPLALIDLLAIAPFYLAMAGVFAGTDLLLLRLIRLLRILKLAHYSRAIGTFLGVLQAEWRALAFAFSMVAIMLVLSSALIYHFERSVQPEAFSSIPQALWWAMATMTTVGYGDIVPVTPEGRMIGGLVMLTGIGLFGLWTGIIASGFTEEIRKRSFIINWDLVASVPLFQDLSAAQIGQIVRLLHPLEVPPRYAVVRRGEEVSGLYFIVAGQLEADLPSGPFRLQTGDHFGELALLSGSRTPATIVSLSAARLMVLEEEDFHELMEAHPQLREELQATAEARSHWVMLDQGLPLENLRRGKS; from the coding sequence ATGACATTGAGACGCCACCTATATTCCATCCTTGAAGGCCGCGAGCAGAGCAGCCGCCTCGGACTAATTCTCGACTGGATCATCGTGAGTCTGATCCTGGTCAGTGTTGTATCGGTCATGCTGGAAACTGTGATCGGCTACGAAGACAAATATGGCCACTGGTTCCATCTGGTCGAAGTCTGCTCCGTCGTCGCCTTCACCATCGAATATGTCCTCAGGCTTTGGGTGGCCGTTGAAGAACCGGCGCATCGGGGGCATCCCTCCTGGAAAGCACGGTTACAATATATGATCCGCCCGCTGGCACTTATTGACCTGTTGGCGATTGCGCCGTTCTATCTCGCCATGGCGGGGGTGTTTGCCGGTACGGACCTGTTGCTGCTGCGGTTGATTCGTTTGCTGCGAATTTTGAAACTGGCGCATTATTCCCGGGCAATCGGGACGTTTCTGGGCGTTCTACAGGCGGAATGGCGGGCGCTGGCCTTTGCGTTCAGCATGGTGGCGATCATGCTGGTCCTGTCATCCGCACTGATCTACCATTTCGAGCGTTCGGTCCAGCCCGAAGCCTTCAGTTCCATCCCGCAGGCCCTGTGGTGGGCGATGGCGACCATGACGACTGTGGGGTACGGTGACATTGTGCCGGTTACGCCGGAAGGCCGGATGATCGGGGGGCTGGTGATGTTGACGGGCATCGGGCTGTTCGGTCTGTGGACCGGTATCATCGCCTCGGGCTTCACAGAAGAAATCCGCAAACGCAGCTTCATCATCAATTGGGATCTGGTGGCGTCGGTTCCCTTGTTCCAGGACCTTTCGGCCGCCCAGATCGGCCAGATCGTGCGGCTATTGCATCCGCTTGAAGTGCCGCCACGTTACGCGGTTGTCCGGCGTGGGGAAGAAGTCAGCGGGTTGTATTTCATCGTTGCCGGACAGCTGGAGGCGGATTTGCCGTCGGGACCTTTCCGCTTGCAGACGGGGGATCATTTCGGCGAACTGGCGCTGCTGTCAGGCAGCCGGACACCGGCGACGATTGTCTCCTTGTCCGCGGCCAGACTTATGGTGCTGGAGGAAGAGGATTTTCATGAATTGATGGAAGCCCATCCACAGTTGCGGGAAGAATTACAGGCCACGGCGGAGGCACGCAGTCACTGGGTCATGCTGGACCAGGGGCTTCCGCTGGAAAACCTGAGGCGGGGGAAATCCTGA
- the pbfA gene encoding (R)-1-hydroxy-2-aminoethylphosphonate ammonia-lyase produces MTQTAAQNMPAGAEGDVNHSPRRKAWAERNLDDGAMDLLRRDADVFLHQSVSTPCLSVIRRAEGLWVEDNQGRRYMDFHGNNVHHIGYGHPRLISAVQRQMEELPFAPRRYTCETAVALAEKLREITPGDLGKVLFATGGSDAVEIALRLARIATGRFKTLSFWDAFHGAGFGASSVGGEEMFRGGPHGPLLPGAEHVPPFGDYRNAWGVTEGSGDLCASQIRYVLEKEGDIGAVIAEPTRAVPYIPPAGFWQKVRKACNDAGALLIFDEIPTGLGKTGRMFSCEYEEVVPDIMVLGKSLGGGLLPISAVVCRPGLDVAGHYAIGHYTHEKNPVTARAALTTIEIIEDEDLVTNAARMGEIALERLHDMMDRHPLIGDIRGRGCLFGAELVLDRDSREPAREAADTVLYRALERGVSFKTTMGNVLTFTPPLIVTEGQMHEAMSIIEDCIAGVERDIGLA; encoded by the coding sequence ATGACGCAGACAGCGGCGCAAAACATGCCGGCAGGGGCGGAGGGGGACGTCAATCATTCTCCGAGAAGAAAGGCCTGGGCGGAAAGAAATCTGGATGACGGGGCGATGGACCTCCTGCGCCGTGACGCCGATGTTTTCCTGCATCAGTCGGTGTCGACCCCTTGCCTGTCGGTTATACGCCGGGCCGAGGGACTGTGGGTAGAGGATAACCAGGGCCGCCGCTACATGGATTTCCACGGCAATAATGTCCACCATATCGGATATGGCCATCCGCGCCTGATATCAGCGGTTCAAAGACAGATGGAAGAACTGCCTTTCGCGCCGCGCCGCTACACCTGCGAGACGGCGGTGGCGCTGGCGGAAAAACTGCGGGAAATCACGCCGGGCGATCTGGGCAAGGTCCTGTTTGCGACCGGCGGATCGGATGCGGTGGAAATTGCGCTACGCCTTGCGCGTATTGCCACGGGCCGTTTCAAGACATTGTCGTTCTGGGATGCCTTTCATGGGGCAGGTTTTGGCGCAAGCAGTGTCGGCGGTGAGGAAATGTTCCGGGGAGGCCCTCATGGTCCGCTGTTGCCGGGGGCGGAGCATGTGCCGCCCTTTGGTGATTACCGCAACGCCTGGGGGGTGACAGAGGGCAGCGGCGACCTCTGCGCCAGCCAGATTCGCTATGTGTTGGAAAAGGAAGGGGACATCGGGGCGGTTATTGCGGAGCCGACGCGCGCGGTGCCCTATATCCCTCCGGCGGGTTTCTGGCAGAAAGTGCGCAAGGCCTGCAATGACGCGGGCGCCTTGCTGATCTTCGATGAAATCCCGACGGGTTTGGGGAAAACGGGCCGGATGTTCTCCTGTGAATATGAGGAGGTTGTCCCCGATATCATGGTTTTGGGGAAAAGCCTGGGGGGTGGATTACTGCCGATCTCTGCGGTGGTCTGCAGGCCGGGTCTGGATGTGGCCGGGCATTATGCAATCGGGCATTACACCCATGAGAAAAACCCCGTGACCGCCCGCGCCGCGCTGACGACGATCGAGATTATCGAAGACGAGGATTTGGTTACGAATGCGGCCCGGATGGGCGAGATCGCCCTGGAAAGGTTGCACGATATGATGGATCGTCATCCGCTGATTGGCGATATACGCGGTCGGGGATGCCTTTTCGGGGCGGAACTGGTGCTGGACCGGGACAGTCGTGAACCGGCGCGTGAGGCGGCGGATACGGTCCTATACCGGGCGCTTGAACGGGGGGTGAGCTTCAAGACAACAATGGGCAATGTGCT
- a CDS encoding LysR substrate-binding domain-containing protein: protein MNLTQLRAFHAVAREGSFTKAAERLCITQPAVTASITALEERHGVALFHRQGRSITLTEAGEKLAAVSQKLFTLEEEAAEVLAAEQGLQSGTLRICVGSPYSIAPVLARFREKFPGIDLRIIPGNYQVVRDLILSENADLAVQTEAEEHSLLGRQPLAQQRLVAICHRDFPLPAGPVSLKNLSGFDLVARETGSGTRRQVRNLCEEHGADLPIRITAESREAVFEMVANGLGYGLVLDAEMPQDRRVRVVPVIEAEKPLTDYLLYLKRRENLRLVRAFLALAKEA, encoded by the coding sequence ATGAATCTAACCCAGCTCCGTGCCTTTCATGCAGTCGCCCGCGAAGGCAGCTTCACAAAAGCCGCAGAACGCCTTTGCATCACCCAGCCCGCAGTAACGGCCAGTATTACGGCGCTGGAAGAAAGGCATGGCGTTGCCCTGTTTCATCGGCAGGGACGCAGCATCACGCTCACCGAAGCCGGTGAAAAACTTGCAGCCGTCAGCCAAAAACTGTTCACACTGGAAGAAGAAGCCGCCGAAGTTTTGGCGGCAGAGCAAGGCCTGCAAAGCGGCACATTGCGGATTTGCGTCGGCAGCCCCTACAGCATCGCGCCCGTCCTGGCACGATTCCGGGAAAAATTCCCCGGCATTGATTTACGTATCATTCCTGGCAACTACCAGGTCGTCCGGGATCTTATCCTCTCAGAAAACGCCGACCTGGCTGTTCAGACCGAGGCGGAGGAACACTCGCTGCTTGGACGTCAGCCCCTTGCCCAACAACGCCTAGTCGCGATCTGTCATCGGGACTTTCCGCTGCCTGCGGGCCCCGTCTCCCTGAAGAACTTGTCCGGATTTGACCTTGTTGCCCGGGAGACTGGGTCCGGAACGAGACGCCAGGTGCGAAACCTTTGCGAAGAGCACGGCGCCGACCTTCCCATAAGGATAACAGCGGAAAGCCGCGAGGCCGTTTTCGAGATGGTCGCAAACGGCCTCGGATACGGACTGGTGCTGGATGCTGAAATGCCTCAGGACAGACGGGTCAGGGTTGTGCCTGTTATTGAGGCGGAAAAGCCGCTGACCGATTATCTGCTCTACCTGAAACGCCGGGAGAACCTGCGTTTGGTCCGGGCCTTCCTGGCGCTGGCAAAAGAAGCCTAA
- a CDS encoding MFS transporter, producing the protein MPLQVWLLLICVATVGSNSLVLSPILSDVAHAFGSSAAEVARAAAAYGGATALSALVFGRLTDVLGGRKALTIGLAALTAGMALCAVSWRWEILALGQGLAGLGGGILLPGAYAMAAKVAPEGEEARVMGRVLTGWSVSLVAGVPTSALITDLLGWQSVFILLGAIAFLVLLCCQTLPRNGGGAVQERGLALFSLMRLPMVLPLLFICLAFMSSFYGVYAFLGDHMRVTLGLSASQAGLIVLVYGVGFGVAGVGDRLIDRYGARRLFPVILAVLSLVYIGMLLAMTSLVAMLLVSFLWGFVNHFCVNILILLLSRAGGNRRAALLGVNSAVTYLGAMIGATLFGEVYTAYSFGALAVMASVFLVAAAFVAAFVGLRIPGANSSVRP; encoded by the coding sequence ATGCCTTTGCAGGTTTGGTTGTTGTTGATCTGTGTCGCGACTGTCGGCTCGAACTCGCTTGTTCTGAGCCCGATCCTGAGTGATGTGGCCCACGCCTTCGGATCGTCGGCGGCGGAAGTTGCCCGTGCGGCAGCGGCCTATGGTGGGGCAACGGCCTTGTCGGCGCTGGTGTTCGGGCGATTGACCGATGTCCTCGGCGGGCGCAAGGCGCTGACAATCGGTTTGGCAGCACTAACTGCCGGGATGGCGCTTTGTGCCGTTTCCTGGCGATGGGAAATCCTGGCTCTGGGACAGGGGCTGGCCGGGCTCGGCGGGGGCATTCTTCTGCCCGGTGCCTATGCCATGGCGGCGAAGGTTGCTCCGGAAGGGGAGGAGGCCCGCGTGATGGGCCGGGTGCTGACCGGGTGGTCTGTGTCCTTGGTTGCGGGCGTCCCTACGTCTGCACTGATCACCGACCTTCTCGGCTGGCAGTCTGTATTTATCCTTCTGGGCGCAATCGCCTTTCTTGTCCTGCTTTGCTGTCAGACCCTGCCACGCAATGGCGGCGGTGCGGTACAGGAACGCGGATTGGCGCTGTTTTCCCTGATGCGGCTGCCCATGGTACTGCCGCTGCTTTTCATTTGCCTCGCCTTCATGTCGTCCTTCTACGGTGTTTACGCCTTCCTGGGGGACCATATGCGCGTCACGCTCGGTTTGTCGGCCAGTCAGGCGGGGCTTATCGTTCTGGTCTATGGGGTGGGCTTCGGGGTTGCCGGGGTTGGAGACAGACTTATTGACCGTTATGGCGCGCGGCGTCTGTTTCCGGTGATCCTGGCGGTGCTATCGCTTGTCTACATCGGGATGTTGCTGGCAATGACGTCGCTGGTGGCAATGCTGCTGGTCAGCTTCCTCTGGGGGTTCGTGAACCATTTCTGCGTCAATATCCTGATCCTGCTGCTCAGTCGCGCTGGCGGAAATCGGCGGGCGGCGTTGCTTGGCGTTAACAGCGCGGTGACCTATTTGGGCGCAATGATCGGGGCTACCCTGTTTGGCGAAGTTTATACCGCATACAGTTTTGGTGCCCTGGCGGTCATGGCATCGGTATTCCTGGTGGCTGCGGCATTCGTCGCCGCATTTGTCGGTCTCCGTATTCCCGGTGCCAATAGTTCAGTTCGTCCTTAA
- a CDS encoding Lrp/AsnC family transcriptional regulator — protein sequence MIDDTDRKLLGLLEEDALQSYAALGEQLHLSAPAVHERVKKLRKNGVIKKTTIAIDGEKIGRGLLAFVHIDSEGWGKTEALMELSDLPEVEEIHSVAGDTCMLLKVRAADTKALENLLYHIYQLHGVKSTRSYVVLNTYLEHGPRP from the coding sequence ATGATAGACGATACCGACCGAAAATTATTAGGCCTGCTGGAAGAGGATGCGTTGCAAAGCTATGCCGCTTTGGGCGAACAGTTGCATCTTTCAGCCCCTGCCGTTCACGAACGGGTCAAGAAGCTCCGCAAAAACGGCGTCATCAAAAAAACGACCATTGCCATAGACGGTGAAAAAATCGGGCGCGGCCTGTTGGCCTTTGTCCATATTGATTCCGAAGGCTGGGGCAAAACAGAGGCCCTTATGGAATTGTCCGACCTACCGGAAGTGGAGGAGATCCATTCCGTTGCCGGAGATACCTGCATGTTGTTGAAGGTTCGGGCAGCCGATACGAAAGCACTGGAGAACCTGCTCTATCACATTTATCAGCTGCATGGCGTCAAGAGCACGCGATCCTATGTCGTGCTGAACACCTATCTGGAACACGGGCCGCGCCCCTGA
- a CDS encoding AAA family ATPase, with translation MRFEGTDNYVATEDLKVAVNAAITLQRPLLIKGEPGTGKTVLAQEVARGLNRPLLEWHIKSTTKAQQGLYEYDAVSRLRDSQLGDDRVHDIGNYIIRGKLWEAFEAEEPPILLIDEIDKADIEFPNDLLLELDRMEFFVYETKQRVQARNRPVVIITSNNEKELPDAFLRRCFFHYIQFPDRETMQQIVDVHFPDIKQSLVREALTVFYEVREINGLKKRPSTSELLDWIKLLMAEDVPADVLRESDATKAIPPLHGALLKNEQDVHLFERLAFMARQRGR, from the coding sequence ATGCGTTTCGAAGGCACCGACAACTATGTCGCCACCGAAGATTTGAAAGTGGCGGTGAATGCGGCAATCACCCTGCAGCGGCCCTTGCTGATCAAGGGGGAACCCGGCACCGGCAAGACGGTGCTGGCACAGGAAGTCGCCCGTGGCCTGAACCGCCCGTTGCTGGAATGGCATATAAAATCGACAACCAAGGCACAGCAGGGCCTGTATGAATATGATGCGGTAAGCCGCCTGCGCGACAGCCAGTTGGGCGATGACCGCGTACATGACATTGGCAATTACATTATCCGGGGTAAGCTCTGGGAAGCCTTTGAAGCAGAGGAACCGCCGATCCTTCTGATCGACGAGATCGATAAGGCGGATATTGAATTCCCCAATGATCTGTTGCTGGAACTCGACCGGATGGAGTTCTTCGTCTATGAGACGAAACAGCGTGTGCAGGCCAGAAACCGCCCCGTTGTCATTATTACCTCGAATAATGAAAAGGAACTGCCAGACGCTTTCCTGCGCCGCTGTTTCTTCCACTATATCCAGTTTCCCGACCGTGAGACGATGCAGCAGATCGTCGATGTGCATTTCCCGGATATCAAACAAAGCCTGGTGCGGGAGGCACTCACCGTCTTTTATGAAGTCCGCGAGATCAACGGCCTGAAAAAACGCCCCTCCACATCGGAGCTTCTGGACTGGATCAAATTGCTTATGGCTGAGGATGTGCCTGCGGACGTCTTGCGGGAAAGCGATGCGACCAAAGCGATTCCGCCGCTACACGGCGCATTGCTGAAAAACGAGCAGGACGTGCATCTGTTTGAACGCCTGGCCTTCATGGCGCGCCAGCGTGGGCGTTAG